GGAGTTCCTGCTTGAGCGTGGACAGGTCGATCTGACCGGCGCTCTTGTACCGGAATGCCAGTTGCGCCGTTCCGCGGGCCATATCGGTGAGGCGTCCCTGCAATTCCCGCTCGACGATGGAATCAAGGGGTTGACCGGCGAGCGTCAGCGTGAGGGTGCGGGCCCGTGCATCGACGGTGTTGGCCAACACAAGAATGCGTGGATCAGCCACGGCTTCGGTCAGCAGCTTGCCGGCCGCTTCCCGGAAGAACTCCTGTCGCACCAGATCCCAAGCGAGGTAGGCACTGGGCAGCAGGGTGGCCACCACGGCCGCCCCGATGAGAAACCGAACCCGGCGGCGTACGGAATCGTGAACGGTCTGGCGTTGGGGCAGCCGCAATACCCGTACGATCAGCAACGTCGAAAACGCGATGAAGACGGCGTTGATGGAAAACAGGTACAATGCCCCCCCGAAGTACTCCAGCTTTCCTTGGGCCAGGCCATAACCAGCCGTGCACATGGGAGGCATGAGGGCGGTCGCGATGGCCACCCCGGGCACCACATTGGAAGTCTCCCGCCGGGTGAGGGCGACGATGCCGGCCGCTCCACCGAAAAAGGCGATGAGCACGTCCCAAAGTGTGGGTGTCGTGCGCGCCAGCAGTTCTGACTGGGCCTGTGCCAGCGGGGTGAGCAGGAAGTAGACCGTGGCCGTCGAAAAGCTGATCAGGGCGAAGAGCCCGAGGGTGCGAAGCGCCCGCTTGATGAGCTCGAAATCGCTCACTCCGGCGCCGTACCCGATAGCGACGATCGGGCCCATGAGGGGCGAAATGAGCATCGCGCCGATGATGACCGCCGTCGAATTGACGTTCAGGCCGATCGACGCGATGAAGATGGCGAAGATGAGCACCCACAGATTGGTGCCGGCGGACCGCACGCCGGCCTCCACCGCCTCGTGGATCGCTTCCGGATCCCGCTGGTCGCGCCGAAGGTCGAACGAGCGGAGCAGGGCGGGGATCATGGGCTGTCAGATCCGGGGAAGCGTCACGCCATGCTGGCCCTGATACTTGCCCTTCTTGTCGCCGTAACTGACCTCGGGGGGCTCGTCGCCGGTGAAGAAGACGACCTGGGCAATGCCTTCGTTGGCGTAGATCTTGGCCGGCAGCGGCGTGGTATTGGAGATCTCGAGCGTCACGTAGCCCTCCCATTCCGGCTCGAAGGGCGTCACGTTCGTGATGATTCCACAGCGGGCATAGGTGCTCTTGCCCACGGTGATCGTCAGGACGTCGCGCGGGATGCGGAAGTATTCCACGCTGCGCGCCAGGGCAAACGAATTGGGCGGGACGATGCAGACATCGCCTTCGAACTCGACGAAGCTCTTCGGATCGAACGCTTTGGGATCGACGATGGAGTTCAGGACATTGGTGAAGATCCGGAACTCGCGGGCCACCCGCATGTCGTAGCCGTAGGAGCTGACGCCATAGGAGATGACGCCCTGGCGGACCTGGCGGTCCTCGAACGGTTCGATCATGCCGTGCTCGCGCGCCATGCGCGTGATCCAGCGGTCAGAGCAGAGCCCCATGTGGCGGTCGGGCGGAAGGTGGAGGGAGTCGAGACGCGGAACGCGGGACGCGAGATGCGGAACGCGGCATGCGGGAACCGGCCGGTTCCGCGGGTAACATAATCGGAATCGACGACCCGGAAAGGACCATGGTGCATACCGTTGAGAGATTCCGGTCCTCTGGGTAGCTTGCGACACTCTCTTTGTGAATTCTTTCACGAAGTACCCTGGAAGTTCCACGACGCGATGCTACGCAACTTTCTCCCGGTCCTGCTGCTCCTCGGTTTTGTCGTCCTGAACGCAGTGCTGATCCTCGGCATCGCGCACATGACGGTGAAGCCGCAGCCCACGCCGGTGAAGTCGATTCCGTACGAGTCCGGCATCACGCCGCTGGGCGACGCGCGGGAGCGCTTCTCGGTCAAGTTCTATCTCGTGGCCATGCTCTTCATCGTCTTCGACATCGAGACGGTGTTCATGATTCCGTGGGGGGTGTATTACCGACAGCTCTCCTGCGCCGTGCCGATGATGGATGGCGTCTGCCCCGCGGGACAGTTGTCGTTTTTCGGGCTGGGTGAGATGCTCGTCTTCGCGGCGATTCTCGTCGTGGGCTTCGTCTATGTCTGGAAGAAGGGAGCGTTGACGTGGGACTGATTCCGTCGACGGAAGGGCGCGCGTCGTCGATGATCACGGCGGTCGATGCCGGTGGGCATGACGGCTGGATCACCACGCGCCTCGACATGCTCGTGAACTGGGGGCGTGCCGGCTCGCTGTGGCCGATGCCCTTCGGCACCGCGTGCTGCGCCATCGAGTTCATGGCCACCGCGGCGAGCCGCTTCGATCTGTCGCGTTTCGGCATGGAACGGTTGAGCTATTCGCCGCGCCAGGCCGACGTGCTGTTGTGCGCGGGCCGCGTGCCGCTCAAGCTGGCGCCGGTGCTGCGCCGCATCTATCAGCAGATGCCGCAACCCAAGTGGGTCATTTCCATGGGCGCCTGCGCGTCCACGGGCGGCATGTTCGACAATTACGCGGTCGTGCAGGGGATCGACACCATCATCCCCGTGGACGTGTACGTGCCCGGCTGCCCGCCGCGCCCGGAAGCGTTGATGCACGCCATCATCATGCTCCAGAAGAAGGTCATGCGGGAGCGTCTCAAGGACAGCACGCGACACGTGGAGATCGAACCGGATCCCACGAGTCAGCTGTACATCCCTCCGTCGCGCATCGACGAACTGTCGGAGCCGTTCGGCAACTCGGTCAATCAAACTCGCTCCGCGCCGTGACCGCGCCGGTTGCAGCGTCCGGCGCTCCGGGTGGAGCGCCCGAAACGGCGGCACCCGTGGAGTCGGTGCCGGTGGTCCACGCCTCCGTGGCCGCCGACACGAACGGCGCGCCGATCACGCCGGTGAACATTCCGCGCACGGGTGCGCCCGCCAATCCGTCGGCGGCGGCGCTCGTGGCGCGTTTTGGCGCCGACATCGTGCGCACCGAGGTGATCTGGGGCGAGACCATCGTGTATGTCACGAAGGCCCGCCTGCACGACATCGTGCGCTGGCTGCACGACGAGCCCACCGAGCGGTACGACTATCTCGTGGACGTGACGGCCGTGGAATACCGCGATGCCGATCGCCCCATCGAGGTGGTGTGGCATCTGCGCGCACTGCAGCATCGCCGGTTCCTGCGCCTCAAGGTCGAACTGCCCAAGCGGGGTCCGCTCGAGATCGCCAGCGTGTACGACATCTACAGCGGCGCCGACTGGCTCGAGCGCGAATGTTACGACATGTTCGGGATCACTTTCACGGGGCATCCCGATCTGCGCCGGCTGCTGCTGTGGGAGAACTATCGCGAAGGGTATCCGCTGCGGAAGGATTTCCCGCTGCGCGGCCGCTTCTCGCGCTCCGAGCAGTTGGCGCAGGTGCTCTCCGCCGATCCGGAAGCCCGCTACTCCATGGAGGAGTTGTCGATCGCCGAGGCGTTCGATTCCCTCCCGGAAGACATGAAGCGGCGCCTCGCCGATCGCGCGGCGCACGGTGACCTGAAGGAGGGCGAATGAGCGCCCGTCGCACCATCGAAGTGGCGTTGGGCACGAGCGGTCTCGACGCGAAGGGGCAGCCCATCCGGGCACCGCTCGTCGCGCAGAATGGTCGCGCCGTGGCCGTGGAATCGCCGCAGACGCCGGAGCCCGATCTGGCGTCGGATCACATGCTCATCAACATCGGACCGCAGCATCCGGCCACGCACGGTGTGTTGCGGCTGGTGCTCGAACTCGATGGCGAAACCGTCGTGCGCTGCATTCCGCACATCGGTTATCTGCATTGCGGATTCGAGAAGATCGGCGAGTACCGGCAGTACAATCAGATCATCCCGTGGACCGACCGCGAGGACTATCTCAACTCGCCCGGCAACAACGTCGCGTTCGTGCTCGGCGCGGAGCGGCTCTTCGGCGTGGGGATGACCGAGCGGTGCAAGGTGCTGCGCGTGATCCTGATGGAACTCTCGCGCATCATCTCGCACAACGTGTGGCTGGGCACCACGTCGGTGGACATCGGCGCGTTCACGCCGTTCCTGTGGATGTTCCAGGAACGCGAGAACGTGTACAACCTGCTCGAAGGCTGGGTGGGCGCGCGTCTGACCACCACCGCTACGCGCGTGGGCGGTCTGGCCGCCGACATTCCCGATGGCTGGCTGGATGGACTCAAGGCGTTCCTCAAGGGCTTCTCGAAGACGCTCGAGGAATCGGTGCGTATGCTCGAGACCAACGCCATCTGGGCGGGACGCACGGTGGGCCTCGGCGCCATCAGCGCGCACGATGCCGTCAACGCCGGCCTGTCCGGTCCGATGCTGCGTGCATCGGGCGTGGCGTACGACGTGCGCAAGGATTTCCCGTACCTCGATTACGAGACGTACGACTTCGAAGTGCCCGTGGGCACCACGGGCGACGTGTACGATCGTTTCCTCGTGCGCGTGGAGGAGATGCGGCAGAGTGTGCGCATCATCGAGCAGGCCATTCAGCGGCTGCCCGACGGACCGATCAACATCGACGATCCGCGGCTCATCCTGCCGCCCAAGCACAAGGCCACGAGCGAGATGGAATCGATGATCCATCACTTCAAGCTCGTGATGGAAGGCCCGCGTCCGCCGGCCGGTGAGTGCTACGTGGCGGTGGAGAGCCCGAAGGGTGAAAAAGGCTATTACTTCGTGAGCGACGGGACCGCAAAACCGGTGCGCTGGCGCATCCGTCCGCCGTCGTTCGTGAACCTGTCCGCGATTCCGAAGATGGTCGAAGGCCATCTGCTCTCGGACGTGATCGCGATCAACGCCAGCATCGACATCGTGATGGG
The nucleotide sequence above comes from Gemmatimonas aurantiaca. Encoded proteins:
- a CDS encoding DUF389 domain-containing protein; the encoded protein is MIPALLRSFDLRRDQRDPEAIHEAVEAGVRSAGTNLWVLIFAIFIASIGLNVNSTAVIIGAMLISPLMGPIVAIGYGAGVSDFELIKRALRTLGLFALISFSTATVYFLLTPLAQAQSELLARTTPTLWDVLIAFFGGAAGIVALTRRETSNVVPGVAIATALMPPMCTAGYGLAQGKLEYFGGALYLFSINAVFIAFSTLLIVRVLRLPQRQTVHDSVRRRVRFLIGAAVVATLLPSAYLAWDLVRQEFFREAAGKLLTEAVADPRILVLANTVDARARTLTLTLAGQPLDSIVERELQGRLTDMARGTAQLAFRYKSAGQIDLSTLKQELRQDLAAGLPNDAQQRRLQEAQMALAVFTNAMGRRREVLKELQAEFPEATEITVAEGEQQLATDSVPQPTLVVGMRLARRTAAPDPKRLEARLQARFPGERVSLLISNLP
- the dcd gene encoding dCTP deaminase; the protein is MGLCSDRWITRMAREHGMIEPFEDRQVRQGVISYGVSSYGYDMRVAREFRIFTNVLNSIVDPKAFDPKSFVEFEGDVCIVPPNSFALARSVEYFRIPRDVLTITVGKSTYARCGIITNVTPFEPEWEGYVTLEISNTTPLPAKIYANEGIAQVVFFTGDEPPEVSYGDKKGKYQGQHGVTLPRI
- a CDS encoding NADH-quinone oxidoreductase subunit A, which translates into the protein MLRNFLPVLLLLGFVVLNAVLILGIAHMTVKPQPTPVKSIPYESGITPLGDARERFSVKFYLVAMLFIVFDIETVFMIPWGVYYRQLSCAVPMMDGVCPAGQLSFFGLGEMLVFAAILVVGFVYVWKKGALTWD
- a CDS encoding NADH-quinone oxidoreductase subunit B family protein, coding for MITAVDAGGHDGWITTRLDMLVNWGRAGSLWPMPFGTACCAIEFMATAASRFDLSRFGMERLSYSPRQADVLLCAGRVPLKLAPVLRRIYQQMPQPKWVISMGACASTGGMFDNYAVVQGIDTIIPVDVYVPGCPPRPEALMHAIIMLQKKVMRERLKDSTRHVEIEPDPTSQLYIPPSRIDELSEPFGNSVNQTRSAP
- a CDS encoding NADH-quinone oxidoreductase subunit C; its protein translation is MTAPVAASGAPGGAPETAAPVESVPVVHASVAADTNGAPITPVNIPRTGAPANPSAAALVARFGADIVRTEVIWGETIVYVTKARLHDIVRWLHDEPTERYDYLVDVTAVEYRDADRPIEVVWHLRALQHRRFLRLKVELPKRGPLEIASVYDIYSGADWLERECYDMFGITFTGHPDLRRLLLWENYREGYPLRKDFPLRGRFSRSEQLAQVLSADPEARYSMEELSIAEAFDSLPEDMKRRLADRAAHGDLKEGE
- the nuoD gene encoding NADH dehydrogenase (quinone) subunit D, with the translated sequence MASDHMLINIGPQHPATHGVLRLVLELDGETVVRCIPHIGYLHCGFEKIGEYRQYNQIIPWTDREDYLNSPGNNVAFVLGAERLFGVGMTERCKVLRVILMELSRIISHNVWLGTTSVDIGAFTPFLWMFQERENVYNLLEGWVGARLTTTATRVGGLAADIPDGWLDGLKAFLKGFSKTLEESVRMLETNAIWAGRTVGLGAISAHDAVNAGLSGPMLRASGVAYDVRKDFPYLDYETYDFEVPVGTTGDVYDRFLVRVEEMRQSVRIIEQAIQRLPDGPINIDDPRLILPPKHKATSEMESMIHHFKLVMEGPRPPAGECYVAVESPKGEKGYYFVSDGTAKPVRWRIRPPSFVNLSAIPKMVEGHLLSDVIAINASIDIVMGEIDR